A single Thermoleophilia bacterium DNA region contains:
- the ileS gene encoding isoleucine--tRNA ligase: MSDYRPRFSEVSARVDFPALDRRILSFWKENAIFEKSLESRADAPTFLFYEGPPTANGRPGSHHVLSRIFKDIYPRYKTMRGYRVPRKAGWDTHGLPVELEVERRLGIDGKKQIEEYGIAEFNRLCRESVTAYLADWDAFTERIGFWIDLDDAYYTYTNDYIETVWWILRKIWDKGLLYQGHKVVPYCPRCGTAISSHEVAQGYHDVTENSVYVRLPLTTASAVALGVTDGSSVSLAVWTTTPWTLVSNTAAAVHPDVDYVLVASRGEYFVLARDLCEKVLGSEVTVERELTGRDLLGLEYDAPYHFLAPEKRAHFVVAGDYVTTTEGTGIVHIAPAFGEDDMRVGRQNDLPVINAVDTEGRFIPEVAPWVGIFVKDADPHIIAELKERGLLLGVEPFEHSYPFCWRCDTPLLYYAKATWYVRTTAVKDQLLRANDDVIWYPEHIKTGRFGEWLANNVDWALSRDRYWGTPLPIWRCSEGHAHCIGGVDELKKMAISEVADDLELHRPYVDEVVIRCPECGSDMHRVDEVIDAWFDSGSMPFAQWHYPFEHADDFSQRFPADFIAEAIDQTRGWFYSLLAVSTLVEGESSYKRVLCLGHILDADGQKMSKSRGNVIQPEEILDKQGADALRWFLFATQNPWSPRRFSAEMVDEVVRKFLLTLWNTYSFFTVYANIDGFDPTQRTVPLAERPLLDRWLLGELNRVVGVVTEGLEDYDATSTSRAIQQFVDDLSNWYVRRSRRRFWKSESDADKLAAYHTLYEALVTVAKLMAPYAPFVAEELYQNLVRSVDSQAPESVHLCSWPEVSPDAADDELSRAMAIARRVVELGRAARNGAAVKTRQPLSEVVVALPDDERFAVEALRDVVLDELNVKALRLVADEGELVTYTVKPNLKVLGPRLGRQLGALQATLRAGNAAILVAELRNSGSVSIAMPDGAIELAPDDLLIETGSAEGYRVETEGGRTVALNIAIDESLREEGIAREIVHAIQLARKNADLRIEETVIVALAVPDELVGLIERHAETIAAEILATRLSTGCADGTHCERARIEGVDIEIGLTASGTVFDSTRK, translated from the coding sequence GTGAGCGACTATCGCCCCCGCTTCAGTGAGGTATCGGCGCGCGTCGACTTTCCGGCGCTCGACCGGCGCATTCTCTCGTTCTGGAAGGAGAATGCGATATTCGAGAAGAGCCTCGAATCGCGCGCCGATGCACCCACCTTCCTGTTCTACGAAGGTCCACCGACGGCCAATGGTCGCCCAGGGTCGCATCACGTGCTCTCGCGAATCTTCAAAGACATCTATCCGCGTTACAAGACCATGCGCGGCTATCGTGTTCCGCGTAAGGCCGGATGGGATACCCACGGCTTGCCCGTCGAGCTCGAAGTCGAGCGTCGTCTGGGCATCGACGGCAAGAAGCAGATCGAGGAATACGGCATTGCAGAGTTCAATCGTCTTTGCCGAGAGAGCGTCACTGCCTATCTGGCCGACTGGGATGCGTTCACGGAGCGGATCGGCTTCTGGATTGACCTCGACGACGCCTACTACACCTACACCAACGACTACATCGAAACCGTCTGGTGGATCCTTCGGAAGATCTGGGACAAGGGGCTTCTCTACCAGGGCCACAAGGTGGTTCCGTATTGTCCGCGTTGTGGCACCGCAATCAGCAGTCATGAGGTGGCGCAGGGCTACCATGACGTCACCGAGAACTCGGTTTACGTGCGGCTTCCGCTCACAACTGCGTCTGCGGTTGCGCTGGGCGTCACAGACGGTTCTTCGGTTTCACTGGCGGTCTGGACGACGACGCCGTGGACACTCGTCAGCAACACGGCCGCCGCTGTTCACCCTGACGTCGACTACGTGCTTGTCGCCAGTCGCGGCGAGTACTTCGTGCTTGCCCGCGATCTCTGTGAGAAGGTCCTCGGCAGCGAGGTCACCGTCGAACGTGAGTTGACTGGGCGTGACTTGCTCGGGCTCGAGTACGACGCTCCGTATCACTTCTTGGCGCCCGAGAAGCGGGCTCACTTCGTCGTTGCGGGCGATTACGTGACGACGACCGAAGGTACGGGGATTGTGCACATTGCTCCTGCGTTCGGCGAGGACGACATGCGTGTGGGAAGGCAGAACGACCTGCCGGTGATCAACGCCGTCGATACGGAGGGCAGGTTCATCCCGGAGGTTGCACCTTGGGTTGGGATCTTCGTCAAGGATGCGGACCCGCATATCATCGCTGAGCTCAAGGAGCGGGGTCTGCTCCTGGGCGTTGAGCCCTTTGAGCATAGCTACCCGTTCTGTTGGCGCTGCGATACTCCGCTGCTCTACTACGCGAAGGCAACGTGGTATGTGCGCACAACGGCGGTCAAGGACCAACTGCTGCGAGCCAACGACGATGTCATTTGGTATCCAGAACACATCAAGACGGGTCGCTTCGGTGAGTGGCTCGCCAACAACGTGGACTGGGCGCTGAGTCGCGACCGCTACTGGGGAACCCCTCTGCCCATCTGGCGCTGCTCTGAGGGACACGCGCACTGCATCGGCGGCGTGGACGAATTGAAGAAGATGGCGATCAGCGAGGTGGCGGACGATCTCGAGCTCCATCGCCCGTACGTCGACGAAGTCGTGATCCGTTGCCCCGAATGCGGCTCCGACATGCACCGGGTCGATGAAGTCATCGATGCATGGTTCGATTCCGGATCCATGCCGTTCGCTCAGTGGCACTACCCCTTTGAGCATGCCGACGATTTCTCCCAGCGTTTTCCCGCCGACTTCATCGCCGAGGCCATCGATCAAACTCGCGGCTGGTTCTACAGCCTCCTCGCTGTCTCGACTTTGGTCGAAGGCGAGAGCTCCTACAAGCGCGTTCTGTGTCTGGGGCACATCCTCGATGCCGACGGACAGAAGATGAGTAAGAGCAGGGGCAACGTCATCCAACCCGAGGAGATCCTCGACAAGCAGGGAGCCGACGCACTGCGCTGGTTCCTGTTTGCGACGCAGAACCCTTGGAGCCCGCGTCGATTCAGTGCCGAGATGGTTGACGAGGTTGTGCGGAAGTTCCTTCTCACGCTGTGGAATACGTACAGCTTCTTCACGGTCTACGCCAACATCGACGGATTCGATCCGACACAACGGACGGTCCCGTTGGCCGAGCGTCCGCTACTCGATCGCTGGTTGCTCGGCGAGCTCAACCGAGTGGTCGGTGTCGTCACGGAGGGGCTGGAGGACTACGACGCCACGAGCACATCGCGCGCAATCCAGCAGTTCGTGGACGACTTGAGCAACTGGTACGTGCGACGCAGCCGGCGGCGATTCTGGAAGAGCGAGAGCGACGCCGACAAGCTTGCCGCCTACCACACTCTGTACGAAGCGCTAGTGACGGTGGCCAAGCTCATGGCGCCCTATGCGCCGTTCGTCGCGGAGGAGCTCTACCAGAACCTTGTTCGATCTGTCGATTCGCAGGCGCCCGAAAGCGTGCATCTCTGCTCGTGGCCAGAGGTCAGCCCTGATGCCGCCGACGATGAGCTCTCGCGTGCCATGGCAATTGCCAGGCGCGTTGTCGAGTTGGGCCGGGCGGCGCGCAATGGCGCTGCCGTCAAGACGCGTCAGCCGCTGTCTGAGGTCGTTGTCGCGTTGCCGGATGACGAGCGGTTCGCCGTCGAAGCTCTGCGTGATGTTGTACTCGATGAGCTCAACGTGAAAGCGTTGCGCCTCGTCGCAGATGAGGGTGAGCTCGTGACGTATACCGTCAAGCCGAATCTCAAGGTTCTTGGCCCGAGGTTGGGGCGTCAGCTCGGTGCTCTCCAAGCTACGCTACGCGCAGGGAACGCGGCGATCCTTGTCGCGGAACTGCGCAATAGCGGCAGCGTCTCGATCGCCATGCCCGACGGCGCGATCGAGCTTGCCCCCGACGATCTGCTCATCGAAACCGGGTCCGCTGAGGGGTATCGCGTGGAAACCGAAGGTGGCCGTACCGTCGCCTTGAATATCGCGATCGACGAATCGCTTCGCGAGGAGGGGATTGCGCGCGAGATCGTGCATGCCATCCAGCTCGCGCGAAAGAACGCTGATCTACGAATCGAAGAGACGGTCATCGTGGCGCTCGCGGTTCCCGACGAGCTCGTCGGGCTCATCGAGCGCCACGCCGAGACGATCGCGGCCGAGATTCTCGCAACGCGACTGTCTACCGGATGCGCGGACGGCACACACTGCGAGAGGGCTCGCATCGAGGGAGTCGACATCGAGATCGGGCTCACGGCGAGCGGAACCGTCTTCGATTCAACACGCAAGTAG
- a CDS encoding HAD-IB family phosphatase — MVTTHNASRQLPDEGRVLAVLDFDGTITAAENLEIVLQRMVGDAWRPLEDEVRAGRLSHAECLRRQIGLVRASRTEFLDALLSVATQTPGFAGFLADLHQRGGRAIVVSAGFSEAIGAFWRRERLPAISIFASEIDECSSDGHRSLALAFHPAFGDCPRCGIQACKGAIVHAQRLPGDIVVAFGDGASDLCLARAADLTFARGHLSELCRAEALPWLPLTDFTRAQHDLDQWLTAPPSRRPQEAP, encoded by the coding sequence ATGGTCACGACACACAACGCATCTCGGCAACTACCCGACGAAGGACGCGTTCTCGCCGTTCTCGATTTCGACGGTACGATCACAGCGGCAGAGAACCTGGAGATCGTCCTGCAACGGATGGTCGGAGATGCGTGGCGACCGCTTGAGGATGAAGTTCGTGCCGGTCGCCTTAGTCACGCGGAGTGCTTGCGTCGCCAGATCGGACTCGTTCGAGCGTCGCGCACGGAGTTCCTCGACGCTCTCCTGTCTGTCGCCACGCAGACGCCCGGTTTCGCCGGCTTTCTCGCCGATCTGCATCAACGGGGAGGGCGCGCCATTGTCGTTAGCGCCGGCTTCAGTGAGGCCATCGGCGCCTTCTGGCGGCGCGAGCGTTTGCCAGCGATCAGCATCTTCGCCAGCGAAATCGATGAGTGCAGCTCAGATGGGCACAGATCCCTGGCGCTCGCGTTCCACCCCGCCTTTGGCGACTGTCCGCGCTGCGGGATCCAAGCGTGCAAGGGCGCGATCGTCCACGCCCAGCGTCTACCCGGAGATATCGTTGTAGCCTTCGGCGACGGCGCCAGCGATCTCTGCCTGGCGCGCGCGGCCGATCTCACCTTCGCGCGCGGCCACCTCTCCGAGCTCTGTCGCGCAGAAGCGCTCCCGTGGCTTCCTCTTACCGACTTCACGAGGGCGCAGCACGACCTCGACCAATGGCTGACCGCGCCCCCATCTCGCCGGCCTCAGGAGGCGCCGTGA
- a CDS encoding GtrA family protein: MKRRLKRGGKQFVKFAIVGGIGTAVNLAVLKIALLTWGHASTTTPLTVEIAASALAFMVAVINNFLFNRWWTFRSTGPAHVEFGKFLTVSLAGLALNTLAFSLFRGHLALPVLLSQLLAIGCVLPFNFLVNKFWSFRSA; this comes from the coding sequence GTGAAGCGACGCCTCAAGCGCGGCGGAAAGCAGTTCGTGAAGTTCGCGATCGTCGGTGGCATCGGCACGGCGGTCAACCTGGCCGTTCTGAAGATCGCTCTCCTCACTTGGGGTCACGCCTCGACCACCACGCCACTCACGGTTGAGATCGCCGCCAGCGCGCTGGCCTTCATGGTCGCCGTCATCAACAACTTCCTCTTCAACCGCTGGTGGACATTTCGATCCACTGGTCCCGCGCACGTCGAGTTCGGCAAGTTCCTCACGGTAAGTCTGGCTGGCCTTGCCCTCAATACCCTCGCATTCTCGCTCTTCCGCGGTCATCTGGCCCTTCCCGTGCTTCTCAGCCAGCTCCTCGCAATCGGATGCGTTCTGCCATTCAACTTCCTGGTGAACAAGTTCTGGAGCTTCCGCAGCGCGTGA
- a CDS encoding glycosyltransferase family 87 protein, whose amino-acid sequence MNRDAPDILSRRASMTVALLLSTGLTLLVLVALFPNLWYGLHDITDIPIYHNYAQRMAAGEQPYTQELRIEYPPLAVPFFRLPGHVDDLASYMRWFSIWMGILTLATAAITTTVACRVWPYGNRAYAAAVLFPVGVALTGAIIVNRYDVAVALVMAAFLLCLIRRWFVLSAVVLGLGFALKMTPAAMLPLVLIMAGPPKRWIWPIVAFIVAAAAPFVRPLLNSADGVWYVFQYHLGRPLQIESVLGTPMLIGQMLGAGWARYGYSYGSHFLIAPGAGIAAAASGGLTLLAIAGIYALVWQRRRSITDSPEDQILVVLAITLALMTFSKVLSPQYMIWLLPTWTLVAARDRLLGILGALVLLLTQVEFPSLYGRLLGMRPETLAIVSTRNILLLLWLVFAAWRLWRIPTSDNRTPARDTELSAGAQHP is encoded by the coding sequence GTGAACCGCGACGCCCCCGACATCCTGTCTCGTCGCGCGAGCATGACCGTCGCACTGCTGCTCAGCACCGGTCTCACATTGCTCGTACTCGTCGCCCTGTTCCCCAACCTGTGGTATGGGCTGCACGACATCACCGACATCCCGATCTACCACAACTACGCTCAGCGCATGGCGGCGGGAGAACAACCGTACACACAAGAACTGAGGATCGAGTACCCGCCGCTCGCCGTTCCGTTCTTCCGGCTTCCCGGCCACGTGGACGACCTGGCCAGCTACATGCGCTGGTTCAGCATCTGGATGGGCATCCTCACGTTGGCCACGGCCGCCATCACCACCACTGTCGCCTGCCGGGTTTGGCCATACGGCAACCGAGCGTACGCGGCCGCCGTACTGTTCCCCGTCGGAGTCGCGCTCACTGGAGCCATCATCGTGAACCGCTACGACGTCGCCGTCGCACTCGTCATGGCGGCCTTCTTGCTCTGCCTCATCAGGAGATGGTTCGTCTTGTCGGCCGTGGTCCTCGGCCTGGGCTTCGCTCTGAAGATGACACCGGCGGCAATGCTGCCCCTCGTCCTGATCATGGCTGGCCCGCCGAAACGCTGGATCTGGCCAATTGTCGCCTTCATCGTTGCAGCTGCAGCACCATTCGTGCGTCCACTTCTCAACTCCGCGGACGGCGTCTGGTACGTCTTCCAGTACCACCTGGGGCGACCCCTTCAGATCGAGAGCGTTCTGGGCACGCCGATGCTCATCGGGCAGATGCTCGGCGCCGGTTGGGCTAGGTACGGCTACAGCTATGGGTCTCACTTCCTGATAGCACCTGGCGCAGGCATAGCCGCCGCGGCCTCCGGAGGACTCACACTCCTCGCGATCGCCGGCATCTACGCACTCGTGTGGCAACGGCGTCGCAGCATCACAGACAGCCCAGAGGATCAGATCCTCGTCGTCCTCGCCATCACACTCGCCCTCATGACATTCAGCAAGGTGCTCTCGCCGCAATACATGATCTGGCTCCTGCCCACGTGGACGCTCGTAGCAGCCCGAGATCGGCTCTTGGGTATTCTGGGGGCTCTCGTGCTCCTTCTAACTCAGGTTGAGTTCCCGTCCTTGTATGGTCGGCTCCTCGGCATGCGGCCCGAAACGCTCGCCATTGTGAGCACGCGCAACATCCTGCTTCTGCTGTGGCTGGTATTCGCCGCGTGGCGCCTCTGGCGAATACCGACGTCCGACAACCGCACCCCAGCACGAGACACCGAGCTCTCTGCTGGAGCTCAGCACCCCTAG
- a CDS encoding glycosyltransferase, with the protein MTDAAACLVTKHTLGADVRILVANKFWYRRAGLERVMFDEIAWLAAEGHEIAHFSTRHPENDASPWENYFVPYFELGIQTQISRREQAIAAQRLFWNQEAEASFSRLLRDFRPDVVHVHGIHRQLSPSILAAAQRAHVPVVQTLHDYHPICPADDLLFAGSRACDPPRCTRFNVSPCARFRCVQHSASKSSLAAAELLWRRWVLHYERLVDAFISPSRYLADVVTSHGVNKPIHLLPNAIPDPGTALVGNTASDEFVYAGRLSREKGLPTLLRAVELAGVRLAVAGDGPLRASLEAAAPSTVRFLGRLDGDDVNRLLATSRAAVVPSEWAENAPMAVLEPMVLGRPVIATRMGGIPEQVRDGVDGVIIPHGNPVELAAALRVLAEDPALADRLGRSARERAITRFDPGVHTRDLVDIYRGVVAQRNRNVRRA; encoded by the coding sequence GTGACCGATGCAGCGGCATGCCTGGTCACCAAGCATACGCTGGGAGCAGACGTGCGTATCCTCGTTGCCAACAAGTTCTGGTACCGCCGAGCGGGACTCGAGCGGGTCATGTTCGACGAAATCGCCTGGCTCGCTGCCGAAGGGCACGAGATCGCGCACTTCTCGACGCGCCATCCGGAGAACGACGCGTCTCCCTGGGAGAACTACTTCGTGCCCTACTTCGAGCTTGGTATCCAGACTCAGATCTCACGCCGCGAACAAGCCATCGCCGCTCAACGTCTCTTCTGGAACCAGGAAGCTGAGGCAAGTTTTTCACGTCTCTTACGCGACTTCCGCCCAGACGTCGTGCACGTCCACGGCATCCACCGACAGCTCTCGCCCTCCATCCTGGCAGCGGCGCAGCGAGCACATGTACCTGTCGTGCAGACGCTCCACGACTACCACCCCATCTGCCCTGCCGACGATCTACTGTTCGCCGGCAGCCGCGCCTGCGATCCACCACGTTGCACGCGCTTCAACGTATCACCCTGCGCACGCTTTCGTTGCGTTCAACACAGCGCAAGCAAGAGCTCCCTGGCGGCCGCTGAGCTGCTTTGGCGTCGATGGGTCCTGCACTACGAGCGACTCGTCGACGCGTTCATCTCGCCGAGTCGCTATCTGGCAGACGTCGTGACCAGCCACGGTGTTAACAAGCCAATTCATCTCCTGCCGAACGCTATTCCCGACCCCGGCACGGCACTCGTCGGCAACACAGCCAGCGACGAATTCGTCTACGCAGGCCGTCTCTCGCGCGAAAAGGGGCTGCCTACACTCCTCCGCGCCGTGGAGCTCGCCGGCGTACGTCTTGCCGTGGCCGGCGACGGGCCCCTACGGGCGTCGCTCGAGGCAGCAGCGCCCAGCACCGTGCGCTTTCTCGGCCGATTGGACGGAGACGACGTCAATCGCTTGCTCGCAACAAGCCGCGCAGCCGTTGTGCCCTCGGAATGGGCCGAGAACGCCCCCATGGCCGTCCTGGAGCCCATGGTCCTCGGTCGCCCCGTGATCGCCACACGCATGGGAGGAATTCCGGAGCAGGTTCGCGACGGCGTTGATGGTGTCATCATCCCGCATGGCAATCCGGTCGAGCTTGCCGCCGCGCTACGCGTACTCGCCGAGGATCCAGCCTTGGCCGACCGCCTCGGGCGTTCCGCTCGAGAGCGTGCCATCACGCGTTTCGACCCTGGCGTCCATACCCGAGACCTCGTCGACATCTACCGTGGCGTGGTAGCGCAACGTAACCGCAACGTCAGGCGAGCCTGA
- a CDS encoding glycosyltransferase family 4 protein, giving the protein MPGVPGGIERHVEELYPRLAKLGVDVTVYARREYVPEHTWVDGVRVVSLRSVGGRYGEALSHTTYALLHASLGRYDLVHMHAIGPGVTLPLARLLGLRPSVFTFHSFDYLRSKWGPRARAFLRFSERVSVRYADAIIAVSEAGRNHIARTYGRRVTRIPNGPGNLRTRPPGTCLARLGLQGRPYILSVGRLSPEKCLEDVITAARRAVPDVPLVLAGDTSYTDEYISSLRSIAGPQVVFPGYVHGADLEELYSSALVYVIASEIEGLSVSLLEAMSLGCPVIASDIPGNREALGAPAAGLTFAVHDTAALEAAMKLLADDAPARAEYADAARRRVREEFDWDAAARATLEVYEHALHDSSVRRTHRNQRPPERAAQADNEGTGFAS; this is encoded by the coding sequence ATGCCCGGCGTACCGGGCGGCATCGAACGCCATGTCGAAGAACTCTACCCCAGGCTCGCCAAGCTCGGTGTCGACGTCACCGTCTATGCCCGGCGCGAATACGTCCCTGAACACACGTGGGTCGACGGCGTGCGAGTCGTGTCGCTGAGATCAGTTGGAGGGCGCTACGGCGAAGCGCTCTCCCACACTACGTACGCCCTCTTGCACGCGTCACTTGGCCGCTACGACCTGGTACACATGCACGCGATCGGCCCCGGCGTCACTCTGCCGTTGGCTCGCCTCCTCGGCCTACGTCCCAGCGTTTTCACTTTTCACTCATTCGACTACCTGCGCTCGAAATGGGGACCGCGAGCACGCGCTTTCCTCCGCTTCTCAGAACGAGTGAGCGTGCGCTACGCCGACGCCATCATTGCGGTCTCGGAAGCCGGCCGCAACCACATCGCACGTACATACGGGAGACGTGTAACGCGCATCCCGAACGGCCCGGGTAACCTCCGCACCCGGCCCCCCGGCACGTGCCTCGCCCGCCTCGGCCTGCAAGGCCGCCCCTACATCCTGTCGGTCGGCCGCCTGAGTCCCGAGAAGTGCCTCGAAGATGTCATCACGGCGGCACGACGCGCGGTGCCGGACGTCCCACTAGTACTCGCCGGAGATACGAGCTACACAGATGAGTACATTTCTAGTCTGCGTTCAATCGCCGGGCCCCAGGTCGTGTTTCCCGGCTACGTTCACGGAGCCGACCTCGAGGAGCTGTACTCTTCTGCGCTGGTCTACGTCATTGCCTCCGAGATCGAGGGCCTCTCCGTCAGCCTCCTTGAGGCCATGTCGCTCGGTTGCCCGGTTATCGCCAGCGACATCCCCGGCAATCGCGAGGCACTCGGCGCACCGGCAGCAGGGCTCACGTTTGCCGTCCACGATACGGCAGCACTCGAGGCCGCGATGAAGCTTCTGGCCGACGACGCGCCAGCTCGGGCTGAGTACGCCGACGCTGCACGCCGGCGAGTGCGAGAGGAATTCGACTGGGACGCCGCCGCAAGGGCGACCCTCGAAGTCTACGAGCACGCGCTTCACGATTCGAGCGTACGTCGGACCCATCGCAACCAGCGTCCACCAGAGCGTGCCGCACAGGCCGACAACGAAGGGACGGGCTTCGCATCGTGA
- a CDS encoding GNAT family N-acetyltransferase, translating into MTEPTQSDTPAVRFNYATSLSSNDVDRWRAFARRVPWAHYKQDPSWAEVVCSPEADGSRQPVFFTVERDGELCLTALGIRRRVPVPGRVFWEFEKGPVFADNDALEAWLNFLLARVGHEAARLRLAPSMPLAEGGDEVETILERAGFTRRRMLGGWATLCVGLEAEENEIFRSFRSATQRAVRKSQRLGVSVAIDDTAGGWAVLAALETELSQHSPVSAVSPDTIAQISRTWLRHGAGGTVMVAHHDGRPLAAALLIIDGLTAHLPLIPSSRRVRDLPASHLLVWEAARWARRHGCTRLDLDGYSLVARPGEALWGINQFKRGFASLDNLTRSVAIHERIGSPLVVASADAVREAQGRWQHWLRARETARNEAANDVRERTRPEESA; encoded by the coding sequence GTGACCGAACCGACGCAGAGCGACACTCCGGCCGTCCGCTTCAACTACGCGACTTCCCTTAGTTCAAACGACGTCGATCGATGGCGCGCCTTCGCGAGACGGGTGCCGTGGGCACACTACAAGCAAGACCCCAGTTGGGCCGAAGTCGTTTGCTCCCCCGAGGCAGATGGGTCGCGTCAACCGGTGTTCTTCACGGTCGAGCGAGACGGAGAACTCTGTCTCACAGCTCTCGGCATCCGCCGTCGCGTGCCCGTACCGGGCAGGGTCTTCTGGGAGTTCGAGAAGGGTCCCGTGTTCGCCGACAACGACGCCCTCGAGGCCTGGCTGAACTTCCTGCTCGCTCGCGTGGGCCACGAAGCCGCCCGACTGCGACTCGCTCCATCCATGCCTTTGGCGGAAGGCGGAGACGAGGTGGAGACTATCCTCGAACGCGCCGGTTTCACCCGTCGGCGAATGCTCGGCGGATGGGCGACACTCTGCGTTGGCCTTGAGGCCGAAGAGAACGAGATCTTTCGCTCGTTTCGCTCGGCGACACAGCGCGCGGTGCGCAAGTCACAGCGACTGGGTGTCAGCGTCGCCATCGACGACACAGCCGGCGGCTGGGCCGTGCTCGCCGCCCTGGAGACCGAACTCTCCCAACACTCACCCGTCAGCGCCGTTTCGCCAGACACCATCGCCCAGATCAGCAGAACGTGGCTGCGCCACGGCGCCGGCGGCACAGTCATGGTGGCTCATCACGACGGACGACCACTTGCAGCGGCGCTCCTCATCATCGATGGACTCACCGCCCACCTTCCGCTCATACCTTCATCGCGTCGCGTGCGGGATCTCCCGGCGAGCCATCTCCTCGTTTGGGAGGCTGCTCGTTGGGCACGCCGACATGGATGCACCCGCTTGGACCTGGACGGCTACAGCCTCGTCGCGCGTCCGGGCGAGGCGCTCTGGGGCATCAATCAGTTCAAGCGGGGCTTCGCATCGCTCGACAACCTGACACGTTCGGTCGCCATCCATGAGCGCATCGGCTCGCCGCTCGTCGTCGCCTCGGCGGACGCAGTCCGGGAAGCTCAGGGCCGCTGGCAGCACTGGCTCCGCGCACGTGAGACCGCAAGGAACGAAGCGGCCAACGATGTCCGGGAAAGAACGCGCCCCGAGGAGTCGGCATGA
- a CDS encoding GNAT family N-acetyltransferase, which produces MTPASSWRITERRGQTALRDLKDNWRRLYLETPDRQRYHLYQACAAFVDHLCPSWDSFRLLTLMHGDELRGICPLIPRTVDTLGAPMPVWSLPWHLHWLVTDVLCPDDDARRQFLPVVVRHLSRHAEGRPILLIGPAQQQSALWEGLHALRPSSYCIEPAMSSAVLDCRLSYDDLMGRLSKHFRRNLRSHRRKLLELVDVQFLTHAETDDAAAALETFLHIEASGWKGTSGKRSAISLNPCTEAFYGDLVRHGVEDADRCELNALHVGDICIASQLCMRNGSTYTILKIAYDEAFARLGPGQLLLAHTIERCCADPAIHRLDLVSDAGWCSDWHTDALPMQQAYIAIGRLSGIPSVSLLRFRFGPLRRLVRGARARSGGTHDAQTGRACYEGRPEEAATTTDTTRSHAG; this is translated from the coding sequence ATGACGCCCGCCAGTAGCTGGCGCATCACAGAGCGACGTGGACAGACGGCGCTGCGCGACCTCAAAGACAACTGGCGAAGGCTCTATCTCGAGACTCCCGATCGACAACGCTACCACCTGTATCAGGCATGCGCGGCGTTTGTTGATCACCTCTGCCCATCTTGGGATAGCTTCCGCCTGCTGACGCTTATGCACGGCGACGAACTCCGCGGCATCTGCCCGCTGATACCGCGCACCGTCGACACTCTCGGGGCACCTATGCCGGTGTGGTCGCTTCCCTGGCACCTGCATTGGCTTGTCACAGACGTCCTTTGCCCCGACGACGACGCCAGACGACAATTTCTTCCGGTAGTCGTGAGGCACCTCAGTAGGCACGCGGAAGGAAGACCTATCCTCCTCATAGGCCCGGCGCAACAACAGTCAGCCCTCTGGGAGGGACTGCACGCACTGCGCCCCTCTTCATACTGCATCGAGCCAGCGATGAGCTCTGCCGTCCTGGATTGCCGGCTGTCGTACGACGATCTCATGGGGCGCCTCTCCAAACACTTCCGACGCAATCTCCGTAGCCATCGCAGGAAGCTCCTCGAACTCGTCGATGTTCAGTTCCTGACGCACGCAGAAACAGACGACGCCGCGGCCGCGCTAGAAACATTCCTTCACATTGAAGCTTCCGGGTGGAAGGGCACCTCAGGCAAGCGATCAGCCATATCGCTCAATCCATGCACCGAGGCGTTCTATGGCGATCTGGTGCGGCACGGAGTCGAGGACGCCGATCGCTGCGAGCTCAACGCGCTCCACGTCGGCGACATTTGCATTGCCAGTCAGCTCTGCATGCGCAATGGGTCCACCTATACCATCCTCAAGATCGCCTACGACGAAGCCTTCGCCCGACTCGGCCCCGGACAGCTTCTCTTGGCGCACACGATCGAGCGATGCTGCGCCGACCCTGCCATTCACCGCCTTGACTTAGTCAGCGATGCGGGATGGTGCTCCGATTGGCATACCGACGCACTGCCGATGCAGCAGGCCTACATCGCCATCGGACGGCTCAGCGGAATCCCCTCCGTGTCGCTCCTGCGCTTCCGTTTCGGGCCGCTCCGTCGTCTCGTGCGTGGAGCGCGAGCGCGCTCCGGAGGGACGCACGACGCCCAGACGGGACGCGCCTGCTATGAGGGCCGTCCCGAAGAAGCAGCGACGACAACCGATACAACGCGGTCGCATGCTGGGTGA